From Chloroflexota bacterium, one genomic window encodes:
- a CDS encoding SDR family NAD(P)-dependent oxidoreductase: protein MTKTIVITGAGRGIGRAIALACAANNQLILLARNAAELQAVAAEIQWAGGTAQVVVGNASDPAIVQQAIDLTQQAGQGQIDGLILAAGVAHVADVGTLSLQQWQQSLDVNLTASFLVCQAALPYLKAGSQIIAISSIAGKSGFPGWAAYSASKFGLMGFLQALREELRPQGVRVTAVVSAAVDTALWNDVAGSWNRQNMLQASEVANAVAHILSQPSHVLIDEISIGHVVGKL, encoded by the coding sequence ATGACTAAAACAATTGTGATTACTGGGGCTGGCCGTGGGATTGGCCGCGCAATTGCCTTGGCTTGTGCTGCCAATAACCAGCTGATCTTGCTGGCACGCAACGCAGCTGAATTGCAAGCAGTTGCCGCTGAAATCCAATGGGCTGGTGGCACGGCGCAGGTGGTAGTTGGCAACGCTAGCGATCCAGCGATTGTGCAACAGGCGATTGATCTGACGCAGCAAGCAGGCCAAGGCCAAATCGATGGGCTGATTTTGGCGGCTGGCGTGGCTCATGTGGCCGATGTTGGCACGTTAAGTTTGCAACAATGGCAACAATCGTTAGATGTAAATTTAACTGCTAGCTTTTTGGTATGCCAAGCGGCCTTGCCCTATCTCAAGGCTGGCAGCCAAATTATTGCGATTTCGTCGATTGCTGGCAAGAGTGGTTTTCCAGGTTGGGCGGCATATTCAGCCAGCAAATTTGGCTTGATGGGCTTTTTACAGGCTTTACGCGAGGAGCTACGCCCGCAGGGAGTACGAGTCACGGCAGTCGTTTCGGCGGCGGTTGATACTGCCTTGTGGAACGACGTGGCGGGCAGTTGGAACCGCCAAAATATGTTGCAAGCCAGCGAAGTTGCCAACGCGGTCGCCCATATTTTGAGCCAACCCAGCCATGTGCTGATCGACGAGATCAGTATTGGCCATGTGGTCGGGAAATTGTAA
- a CDS encoding GHMP kinase, producing MKLFKAKAPMRIGFFGGGTDVSPYAEEHGGKVLNCTIDKYVRCMLKPIDQPGITIRSLDLSAVSRAVTGREWDGKLSLPQAVIDAHPEINGVEITMFSDVPPGSGLGSSSALVVSMLKLLDTAYHLKLDAYEMAELAYRIERVDLGIPGGRQDQYTAVFGGMAVQHFGGSQVIIERVATSEDALLELESCLIIGYVRDRKLLTHNLVQDQVRRVTEGETLRLHDETKAMVDEGAKLLRRGQIKEFGKLLHHAWEIKKAFSPHIAPPIVNEIYDLALRQGAWGGKLSGAGGGGFMCFCVPFSKRLQLEAALIEAGVTVRPFSFTKQGVHAWSVEEDD from the coding sequence GTGAAATTGTTTAAAGCCAAAGCACCAATGCGGATTGGTTTTTTCGGCGGGGGCACTGATGTTAGCCCCTATGCCGAAGAACATGGCGGCAAGGTGCTCAATTGTACGATTGATAAATATGTGCGCTGTATGCTCAAGCCGATCGATCAGCCTGGAATTACGATTCGCTCACTTGATCTGAGTGCCGTTAGTCGGGCGGTAACTGGGCGTGAATGGGATGGCAAGCTCTCATTGCCCCAAGCAGTGATCGATGCGCATCCTGAGATCAATGGCGTGGAAATTACCATGTTCAGCGATGTGCCACCAGGTTCAGGCTTAGGTTCTTCCTCGGCCTTGGTGGTGAGCATGCTCAAATTGCTCGATACTGCCTACCATCTCAAACTCGATGCCTACGAAATGGCCGAACTGGCCTATCGCATCGAACGAGTCGATTTGGGGATTCCAGGTGGTCGCCAAGACCAATATACGGCGGTGTTTGGCGGCATGGCCGTACAGCACTTCGGTGGTTCGCAGGTAATTATCGAACGGGTTGCGACCAGCGAAGATGCCCTGTTGGAATTAGAATCATGCTTAATTATTGGCTATGTGCGTGATCGCAAGCTCTTGACCCATAATTTGGTACAAGACCAAGTGCGGCGGGTGACCGAGGGCGAAACCTTGCGTCTGCACGATGAAACCAAAGCCATGGTCGATGAAGGGGCCAAGCTCTTGCGGCGTGGCCAGATCAAAGAATTTGGCAAGCTCTTGCACCATGCTTGGGAAATTAAAAAAGCCTTCTCACCACATATCGCGCCGCCAATCGTCAACGAAATTTATGATTTAGCCTTACGCCAAGGGGCTTGGGGGGGCAAGTTATCGGGCGCTGGTGGGGGTGGCTTTATGTGTTTCTGCGTGCCATTCAGCAAGCGGTTGCAACTCGAAGCGGCCTTGATTGAAGCTGGCGTGACTGTACGACCCTTCTCATTCACCAAGCAAGGCGTGCATGCTTGGAGTGTTGAAGAAGACGATTAA
- a CDS encoding cupin domain-containing protein, which translates to MQEQANCVIIRPTEQSAFAGKQGLDYFAGIAAETAGSQAICMHMLRMPAGARAKAHHHESHETAIYMLSGTVEMYYGHQLEQHAVVHAGEYVYIPAGMPHFPFNPYEAEAVAIIARTDPHEQESVVLRPDLEQFRA; encoded by the coding sequence ATGCAGGAACAAGCGAATTGTGTGATTATTCGGCCAACTGAACAAAGCGCCTTTGCTGGCAAGCAAGGGCTGGATTATTTTGCGGGGATTGCTGCTGAAACTGCTGGTTCTCAAGCAATTTGTATGCATATGCTGCGCATGCCTGCGGGGGCACGTGCCAAAGCGCATCATCACGAAAGCCATGAAACCGCCATCTATATGTTAAGTGGCACCGTCGAAATGTATTATGGGCATCAGTTGGAGCAGCATGCGGTGGTTCATGCTGGCGAGTATGTGTATATTCCGGCTGGAATGCCCCACTTTCCCTTTAACCCCTACGAGGCCGAGGCCGTGGCGATTATCGCCCGCACCGATCCCCACGAACAAGAAAGTGTGGTGCTGCGCCCTGATCTAGAACAATTTAGGGCTTAA
- a CDS encoding MurT ligase domain-containing protein — translation MTIREHVGLSVAQLAQWASRQFGFGGGTNLPGRIARWVAPDVLRHQTKRLTGGVVLVSGTNGKTTTSRMIAAICSQQGQPALHNRAGANLITGLTAATLDLGIWGQPDYQRALFEVDEAHLPAAIAETQPRVVLLLNLFRDQLDRYGEVDTLAAKWQKVLATLPSTSTVVLNADDPAVADLATGLQAKVLFYGLEDVRHGNDALRHAADSIFCRRCGQPYHYEPAYYGHIGRYHCPACGHRRPEPQISLRQLELDGTRGSILRVVLEQNQGQQALELNLPLPGLYNALNALAAIAATSALDIPLLTIRAALEQFSAAFGRIERFEYQQKQVLMALIKNPIGASETVRMITSGSQTPLNLLLAINDKIADGTDVSWLWDADFEALVGHTQRIVVSGTRAADMANRLKYAGIEPAQLQVEPDLAQAFDLAIANDAELTLLPTYTAMLEMREVLVDRGVLKPFWES, via the coding sequence ATGACAATACGTGAGCATGTTGGATTAAGTGTTGCCCAGTTGGCACAATGGGCCAGCCGCCAATTTGGCTTTGGTGGCGGCACCAATTTACCTGGCCGAATCGCTCGCTGGGTTGCGCCCGATGTCTTACGCCATCAAACTAAGCGCTTAACTGGTGGGGTGGTTTTGGTTTCAGGGACTAACGGCAAAACCACCACGAGCCGAATGATCGCGGCAATTTGTAGCCAACAGGGCCAACCAGCCTTGCACAATCGGGCTGGGGCAAATCTAATTACTGGGCTAACTGCGGCGACACTTGATCTGGGGATTTGGGGTCAGCCTGATTATCAACGGGCCTTATTTGAGGTCGATGAAGCGCATCTGCCTGCGGCGATTGCTGAAACTCAGCCCCGAGTCGTTTTGCTGCTTAACCTCTTTCGTGATCAGCTTGATCGCTATGGCGAGGTTGATACCTTAGCCGCTAAATGGCAAAAAGTGTTGGCTACCTTGCCAAGCACAAGCACTGTAGTCTTGAATGCTGATGATCCTGCCGTCGCCGACTTGGCAACTGGGTTGCAAGCCAAGGTGCTCTTTTACGGCCTTGAAGATGTTCGCCATGGCAATGATGCTTTGCGCCATGCTGCCGATTCGATTTTCTGTCGGCGCTGTGGCCAGCCCTACCACTATGAACCAGCCTATTATGGACATATTGGGCGTTATCATTGCCCGGCTTGTGGCCATCGGCGGCCTGAACCCCAAATTAGCCTACGCCAATTGGAATTGGATGGGACGCGCGGCAGCATCTTACGAGTCGTCTTGGAACAGAATCAAGGCCAGCAAGCACTCGAATTAAATTTGCCCTTACCTGGCCTTTACAATGCGCTTAATGCCTTGGCGGCGATTGCGGCAACCAGTGCCTTGGATATTCCTTTGTTGACGATTCGTGCCGCTTTGGAGCAATTTAGTGCCGCCTTTGGTCGGATTGAACGCTTCGAATATCAACAAAAACAGGTCTTGATGGCACTGATTAAAAATCCAATTGGGGCCAGCGAAACTGTGCGCATGATTACTAGTGGTAGCCAAACGCCGTTGAACTTGCTGCTTGCAATTAACGATAAAATCGCCGATGGAACTGATGTTTCATGGCTTTGGGATGCTGATTTTGAGGCCTTGGTTGGGCATACCCAACGCATCGTTGTTAGCGGTACGCGGGCCGCAGATATGGCTAATCGCTTGAAATATGCGGGAATTGAGCCAGCGCAATTGCAAGTTGAGCCAGATTTGGCCCAAGCCTTTGATCTGGCAATTGCCAACGATGCTGAATTAACCCTGCTGCCAACCTATACGGCCATGCTCGAAATGCGCGAGGTTTTAGTTGATCGTGGTGTGCTTAAGCCATTTTGGGAAAGTTAA
- a CDS encoding type III polyketide synthase → MPRIQAIGLGVPQYCVPQRAVQELVAQRFAPAFPEIQRYLTIFRHAQIDTRYLVRPLEWWHEPRSFAECNNVFIEEALNLSCQAIEACLQPLDLTPNDIDHLVVVTTTGLAAPSLDALLIHRLGMPRQMRRTPIWGLGCAGGLGGLNTAFDYLRAEPNQRVLLINVEFCSLTYLADDFSKRNLIATSLFGDGVTAVLLEGDQVAPRQPGLGQIVGTLSHLYPDSAEIMGWNVVNSGFEVVFSSRIPSIVREEFRPLLEQFLAQHGLSQADLGRYLLHPGGAKVVQAYQESLQLADADLAVSRAVLREYGNMSSATIFFVMQQALAAQPLAKDELGLLAVFGPGFSAELGLIRGQ, encoded by the coding sequence ATGCCACGAATCCAAGCAATTGGGCTAGGTGTGCCCCAGTATTGCGTGCCGCAACGAGCGGTGCAAGAGTTGGTTGCCCAACGCTTTGCCCCGGCGTTTCCCGAAATTCAGCGCTATCTGACGATTTTTCGGCATGCCCAAATTGATACGCGCTACTTGGTACGACCTTTGGAATGGTGGCATGAACCACGTAGTTTTGCTGAATGCAACAATGTTTTTATTGAAGAAGCTCTAAACTTGAGTTGCCAAGCGATTGAAGCCTGTTTGCAACCGCTCGATCTTACACCAAACGATATTGATCATTTGGTTGTGGTGACCACAACTGGTTTGGCCGCACCCAGCCTTGATGCCCTTTTGATCCATCGGCTTGGCATGCCGCGCCAAATGCGCCGCACGCCAATTTGGGGCTTGGGCTGCGCTGGCGGTTTGGGCGGTCTCAACACGGCCTTCGATTATCTCCGCGCTGAGCCAAACCAGCGGGTCTTGTTAATAAATGTTGAATTTTGCTCGCTGACCTATCTCGCCGATGATTTTTCTAAGCGCAACTTGATTGCCACGTCGCTGTTTGGCGATGGCGTAACCGCCGTATTACTCGAAGGCGATCAAGTAGCTCCCCGCCAGCCAGGCTTGGGCCAGATTGTCGGCACACTGAGTCATCTCTATCCCGATAGTGCCGAAATTATGGGCTGGAATGTGGTCAATTCGGGGTTTGAAGTCGTTTTCTCCTCGCGCATTCCCTCGATCGTGCGCGAGGAATTCCGGCCTTTGTTGGAGCAATTTCTGGCCCAACATGGTCTGAGTCAAGCTGATCTTGGGCGCTATTTATTGCATCCTGGTGGGGCCAAGGTCGTGCAGGCTTACCAAGAATCGCTGCAGCTAGCTGACGCTGATTTGGCAGTTTCACGGGCAGTCTTGCGCGAATATGGCAACATGTCATCGGCCACTATTTTCTTTGTGATGCAGCAAGCCTTAGCAGCCCAACCACTAGCCAAAGACGAATTAGGCTTGTTGGCGGTGTTCGGGCCTGGCTTTAGTGCCGAATTGGGCTTAATTCGTGGTCAATAA
- the xseB gene encoding exodeoxyribonuclease VII small subunit, with protein sequence MSNKPAYETVFHELEQTVNALEVGDLPLEQALSHYERGMALAAQCNQLLQNAELRVQQIINGQLVTAE encoded by the coding sequence ATGTCAAACAAGCCAGCATATGAAACGGTCTTTCATGAGTTGGAACAAACGGTTAATGCGCTCGAAGTTGGTGATTTGCCGTTGGAACAAGCCTTGAGCCACTACGAACGCGGCATGGCTCTGGCAGCCCAGTGCAATCAATTGTTACAAAACGCCGAGCTACGCGTCCAGCAAATTATCAATGGGCAGTTGGTTACGGCAGAATAG
- a CDS encoding TerC family protein has protein sequence MDIGIWPWVGFTIFVFAMLALDLGVFHRNSHEVSVKEAAIWSVVWISLALAFAGGLAYFESGKVAIDFLTGYVIEKSLSVDNIFVFVLIFSYFQVPAKYQHRVLFWGVFGALLMRAILIFVGAALIREFNWILYIFGGFLIYTGIKMARQGETHLDPDTNPVVKLVRKIFPVTSEYHGEHFFTRHAGKLMATPLFLVLVLVEASDLVFAVDSIPAIFAVTTDTFLVYTSNVFAILGLRSLYFVLAGVVDKFYYLKYGLAVILTFVGVKMLIVKFYHFPTYISLGVILGVLTISVIASLMRAKRLEGVDTPLDNPVTNKPVIKPDSQV, from the coding sequence ATGGATATTGGAATTTGGCCGTGGGTTGGATTTACGATCTTTGTATTTGCGATGCTGGCGCTCGACTTGGGCGTGTTCCATCGCAATTCACACGAAGTTTCAGTCAAAGAAGCAGCAATTTGGAGCGTCGTCTGGATTTCACTGGCGCTCGCGTTTGCTGGCGGTTTAGCTTACTTTGAAAGTGGTAAGGTCGCAATTGATTTCTTGACTGGTTATGTGATCGAGAAATCGCTCAGCGTTGATAATATCTTCGTCTTTGTGCTAATCTTCTCCTATTTCCAAGTGCCCGCCAAATATCAACACCGCGTTTTATTCTGGGGTGTGTTCGGTGCATTGCTCATGCGGGCAATCCTGATCTTCGTCGGAGCCGCCCTAATTCGAGAATTTAATTGGATTCTCTACATCTTTGGTGGTTTCTTGATTTACACCGGGATTAAGATGGCTCGCCAAGGCGAAACTCACCTCGACCCAGATACCAATCCAGTCGTCAAATTAGTGCGTAAAATCTTCCCAGTTACCTCAGAATATCATGGTGAGCACTTCTTTACGCGCCACGCTGGTAAATTGATGGCCACGCCATTATTCTTGGTCTTGGTCTTGGTCGAAGCCAGCGACTTAGTTTTTGCGGTTGACTCGATTCCAGCGATCTTTGCTGTGACCACTGATACCTTCTTGGTCTATACCTCGAATGTCTTTGCGATTCTTGGTTTGCGTTCGCTCTACTTCGTGTTGGCTGGGGTGGTCGATAAATTCTACTACCTCAAATATGGTTTGGCTGTGATTTTGACCTTCGTTGGTGTAAAGATGTTGATTGTCAAGTTCTATCACTTCCCAACCTATATTTCTTTAGGCGTGATTCTCGGTGTGTTGACAATTTCGGTCATCGCTTCGTTGATGCGTGCCAAACGCCTCGAAGGGGTCGATACGCCGTTGGATAACCCAGTTACTAACAAGCCTGTAATCAAACCCGATAGCCAAGTCTAA
- a CDS encoding DUF418 domain-containing protein: protein MAIVAHYKTTNVVKDSQRIVGYDVARALAILAMVIVHFALTFVNIEQPTTNGLLSLIVQFCEGRAAALFVVLAGVGLSLIARTHANPSPEAIQAKRWTLTKRGLFLLGLGLLNLTIWPGDILRVYGVSFLLIAWLFQSSNRRILGLALGFMLAFVGLMLRFNFNQNWDWTTLEYTNLWTIKGGLRNLFFDGFRSVFPWTSLIFFGIWLGRQNVQVAQVRWRLFWLGLGVALGAQIGSIGLTYVFSNVWPILGQADAELLFSTGSIPPMPLFLLSAGGVALAIIMSCVQLSELFGASRIIRGLAATGQLALTWYIGHVVIGLGVLTSLGLYQNQSLATALWLALGFFGLAVGCSVWWKERFKNGPLETVLRWATS, encoded by the coding sequence ATGGCAATTGTAGCTCATTACAAGACCACAAATGTGGTCAAAGATTCGCAACGGATTGTTGGTTATGACGTAGCACGGGCTTTAGCAATTTTGGCGATGGTGATTGTGCACTTCGCATTAACCTTCGTCAACATTGAACAACCGACAACCAATGGCCTGCTCAGTTTGATTGTGCAGTTTTGCGAGGGTCGTGCCGCAGCCTTGTTTGTCGTTTTGGCGGGAGTTGGCTTGAGTTTGATCGCCCGCACCCACGCCAATCCTAGCCCTGAGGCAATTCAAGCCAAACGCTGGACGTTGACCAAACGTGGCCTATTTCTGCTTGGCTTGGGCTTGCTCAACCTCACAATCTGGCCAGGCGATATTTTGCGGGTGTATGGGGTCTCGTTTTTGCTGATTGCTTGGCTGTTTCAAAGCTCAAATCGGCGCATTTTGGGCTTGGCCTTGGGCTTTATGCTGGCCTTTGTTGGCCTGATGCTGCGCTTCAATTTCAACCAAAACTGGGATTGGACAACCCTCGAATATACCAATTTATGGACGATTAAGGGCGGATTGCGTAATCTGTTTTTTGATGGCTTCCGCAGCGTGTTCCCTTGGACTAGCCTGATTTTCTTTGGTATATGGCTTGGCCGCCAAAACGTACAAGTTGCGCAAGTGCGTTGGCGCTTATTTTGGCTTGGGCTAGGCGTGGCACTGGGAGCACAAATTGGATCGATTGGGTTAACCTACGTTTTTAGCAACGTTTGGCCAATATTGGGGCAAGCAGATGCCGAATTATTGTTCAGCACTGGCTCAATTCCACCAATGCCCTTATTTTTGCTCTCGGCAGGTGGCGTGGCCTTGGCAATCATTATGAGTTGTGTACAGCTAAGTGAATTATTTGGTGCTAGCCGCATCATTCGTGGCTTGGCGGCAACTGGCCAATTGGCGCTGACATGGTATATCGGCCATGTGGTAATTGGCTTGGGTGTACTGACCAGCCTTGGTCTGTATCAAAATCAAAGTCTGGCAACCGCGCTATGGTTGGCCTTGGGCTTTTTCGGCTTAGCAGTTGGCTGCTCAGTTTGGTGGAAAGAACGCTTCAAGAATGGCCCATTGGAAACAGTGTTGCGCTGGGCCACCAGCTAA
- a CDS encoding TetR/AcrR family transcriptional regulator has translation MATKAEARQREILDAAAICFARRGFHQTTMDDICREVQLSPGSVYRYYRSKDEIIAAFVEDDSRDLSDLLRQVGALPNLWQGLDWLVDQLVAAISSPLYAELSAEIGSETMHNPRIANLVRQSDQANHQALLELFSLAQQRGQLATNLDLPQIADLIIMLIDGLTWRKGLYPEHDLTLYATGLKHTIKYLLSGTRF, from the coding sequence ATGGCTACAAAAGCTGAGGCTCGGCAGCGCGAAATTTTAGATGCAGCAGCGATCTGTTTTGCGCGGCGCGGCTTTCATCAGACCACCATGGACGATATTTGTCGCGAAGTTCAGCTTAGCCCAGGCTCAGTCTATCGCTACTATCGCAGCAAAGATGAAATTATCGCGGCTTTTGTTGAAGACGATAGCCGCGATCTGAGTGACTTGTTGCGTCAAGTTGGTGCTCTGCCAAATTTATGGCAAGGGCTGGATTGGCTGGTTGATCAGTTGGTGGCAGCCATTAGTTCGCCGCTGTATGCAGAGCTAAGTGCCGAAATTGGCTCGGAAACTATGCATAATCCACGGATTGCCAACTTGGTTCGGCAGAGCGATCAGGCCAATCATCAAGCATTGCTTGAATTATTCAGTCTGGCGCAACAGCGTGGGCAATTAGCAACCAATTTAGATTTGCCGCAGATCGCCGATTTAATCATTATGCTGATCGATGGCCTAACTTGGCGCAAGGGTTTGTATCCGGAACATGATTTAACCCTATATGCCACTGGTCTCAAACACACGATTAAATATCTGTTGTCTGGCACTCGATTTTAA